Within the Flavobacterium sp. N502536 genome, the region CAAACTAAATATTAGCCTGGAGTATAGAAATATATTGAATACTGATGCAAACAGAATGTTGCGATTTAGAGATAGTGGCAATGAATATGTGTTAAACAATACCAACACATCTAATATGATCTTAATAAATGCATCCTATAATTTCGGAAAAACATTTAAAGTAAATCGCAAATACATTCGGAATATTAGTTCGGATATGAAGTTGTAAATTCAGGGACCATTCGATACCTTATGGAATTTTAGGACGAGACATTTATAACAAAAAAAGCTTCAGATTTCTCTGAAGCTTTGTCTTTATAAGAGGGCGTCTTAAAAATTTGTATTTACTTTTTTAGAACGGTCTGCAACATAGGAAATAAGCCAGGTTATTGGTCCTTCTTTTACAAAAAATATTTTTTTCTTCTCTAAATTTGGAATGCTTTCTACGCAGGCCGATAGTATGTTATTTGCCGAAATAAGGTATTTCTGATCGTATATGTTTAATACTCTTGCCGCTTCCTTGTTGGTTTTAGAAAGATTGTTAAACTTGTTGAAGTTATTCTTCAGGATCGCATCATAATCGATAATATCTTCAAGTTTTATAGGCAGGAAATGATCTTTGGTGTCTTCATTATAATATAATGTGGTAAAGGCCCAAACAGCTCCACCGGACAAATAGATCTTTTCTTTTTTCAATAAAAGAGGATTTGCATCAAGCATTTCTTTGATCTTTTTACGTACCACCGGATTAAAATCAAAAGATTTTTCCTGATATACCGACATATCACTCGCCTGACTTTGGTTTACAACCGTCTTTTTTACAGCATCAGTAAGAGACATAGTACCAAAATCAAGTTCCAAAGGAATAAACTCTAATTTGTTATCAGCAAGTTCATCAATGTAGCCACCTTTAGTACTTGCAGCACCAATATCAAGAAGCAGAGCATTAGCATAATCAACAGGAGGTATAGAACCTTTAACTAGTATTTTAGCTTCCTCGTCAACATTAATAACATCAAGCTCTTTGTTGGTTAGGGTACTGATTTTGTTTTTTAAAGCATCAAGGTTGCGGGCAGATCCGAAAACAGAAGAAGCTACTAAAAAGATATTTTCTTCTGGGATTTTAAATTGTGCTCTTATTTTTGTCAATTGAGTAAAAACGATAAGACCAGCTTTACTAATGTCTTCCTGAGTAAGTTCGCCATTTGTAGTGATGTGTTTGGCAAAACTCAAACCTTCATCATTTGAGTAGTAGGAAATTTTATAGTCCGCTTTTTTGATATTGTTTACGTCAAGGACTGTTACCTTTATTGTTCTGCGTCCGATTTCAATTCCGGCATAAAGATTTTTTTGAGCAAATGAACTTATGGAAAAGAATAAACTGAAAAGTATAAAAACTAGGATTTTGGGGGTGTTTTTTTTAAGCATTGTATTTAATTATGTTATAATAATTTATTGATAAAGATTGTAAGTTGTTGTTGTTTAGAAATTATAAGGTTAAGTAAAAAAATAACGGTTTTTTAAAGTAAATAATTTAAAACCGTAGAAATGAGTTCTTAAAAGTGATTCAGTTTTTTGTTGTGATAATTTTAAAAAGCAAAAAAGGCTTTATAATTGTTAATGTATAAATGACTAGATTAAAGAGTAATTGCCCATCAGGACTGATAAAAAACGACTAAATATTCAGGGCGCAAATTTATAAAAACAATTACGAATACAAACCCGGTTATTAAGAAAACATATTATTTAATTGTTAAGGAAATCCCGTAAAGTAATTGACAGACAATTCCGTATTTTTTGAGTATTGAAAAAGAATACTAACAGGAAATGATCTGATAACAGGAGTCTCTGATATTTATGAGATCTCTTAAATTTGTCTTGTTTTCAGCATAGTCTGCAGTTTCAATGAAGGGTAAGTATTGTGATATTGCGTTGTATTCTTCCTGAGGTTTTCGTTTTTTATAGTAGTTTTGTTTTTAGAAGTGGCACAACGTCAGAGACATTTGCGTCGTATTCAGTAGAACAATCGGGGGAGTGAGGTTTAATAAAAAAAATAAGGAGATGAAACAAAATATTTATGATGATACAGATTTTTTTGAAAACTATGGTAAAATGTTACGTTCGATAGATGGATTGAACTCAGCAGGAGAGTGGCATGTTTTAAAAAAGATGCTGCCCGATTTTCAGGGAAAAAATGTTCTTGATCTTGGTTGCGGTTATGGATGGCATTGTATTTATGCAAAGGAACAAGGAGCAGAGAATGTCATTGGAATTGATTTGTCGAAGAAAATGATTGATAAAGCAAAGGAAAAATCAAAGGGATTATCAATAACTTATTACCAAATGCCAATTGAAGATATTGTATTTGAAAAGGAACAGTTTGACATTATTTTTAGCTCGCTTACCTTTCATTATGTACAAGATCTGGAAGCTCTTTTTCGTAAAATCTATCAGTATTTGAAGAAAGGCGGGAGTTTTGTTTTTTCTATGGAGCATCCCGTTTTTACAGCAAAAAACGAGCAGGATTGGTTCAGGGATGAAAATGAAAACCGACTACATTGGCCAGTTGACAATTACCAGTACGAAGGAGTGAGGCAAACGTTTTTTTTAGGTCATGAAGTAGTAAAATACCATCGAACGGTAGCAAGTATTCTAAATATGGTAATTAATTCAGGTTTTAGTATTACACAAATAGCTGAGCCTAAACCGTCAGAGGAAATCATTGAAAAGTATCCGGAAATGAAAGAGGAATTAAGAAGACCAATTTTTATTATGATTTCTGCTGGAAAACCATAAAGGAATGAATTTTGAATTCATATAGCAAGTATAAACGAAAAGAAGCGTCTTCAGTTCAATTGAGACAGCTTCTTTTCATTTTACTCCGTTAGATTACTCTATCAAATTTTCCTCTATTAATTCTTCAAAAGATTTATTTAATTCTTCCGTTTCATCATCATCATGATAATAAATCCAAACTTTATTATCAGGAGAAATAAATACCGGATCTCCATTTCCACTAACGGAAATGACATAACTGGATTGTATTAATTCACATCTGTTATCAACCAGATAGTTACTTCTAAAATCCTTTGTTAAATCGATAACAGTTTCTTCTGATAACATTTCGCAGTTATTAAAACCATAAACCGGAAAACCTGTATAGCTACCTCCAAAGAGACTTAAAAACTGTGCATAATCATTATCGAATTTTACATTAAGTTCGGTTTCAGCATTTTTAATTGTTTCTTCATTAACCGGTTTACCTGCAAACAAATCATCATCTGACAGTATTACTTTTATTTTATCTATTAATTCTTGTTTCATATTTTTTATTTACATTTTATTCCTCTCTTATTAAGCTCTGTTTCGGCTAGATGAGCATGATATTCCTTTCTCCAATTATCAAATGCTTCTCTCTCTGCTTTTGTTAATCCTCCTCCTTTTTTCTTTCCAAATGGATGTTGTCCGGGATTGGTATGCGGCTTGTCATGGTGTTTAGCTGGCATTCCAACTATTGGACCATCAGGGTTTTGTTTATAATGATGTAAAACTATAGTGTTTCCTTGTTTGTCTTTAGGAGAAAGCCCCCAACCGCTTTTTGTATTAGCATAATATAACTTCTGTAATTCTTTATCAGATAAATGACTTATGTCGGTATATCCATTCACTTGTAATGTTGTTCCTGCACTATCTGTAAAATTAACAAAACTTGAAGGATTTGAACTCAGCCCAAAAGGATCAATCCAACTATTACTATCATAAACATAAGCATAAAAATTCGGATTATCCCCAGCTAATCCAATAGGGTCTTGCGATAAATACAGCCCAGTTTCAGAAGAATAATAACGATGTCTGTTGTAATATAGTCCCGTCTCCACATCCTCATATTGGCCCAACTGTCTAAAAGGAATAAAGTTTCTATCGCCTTTTAAATCTTTTAAGCTTCCATAAAGATCATAATCGGTTTCCCAAACCAGTTCGCCTGTTTCTGAATAGGCCTGTATTGGCCTTCCAATATAATCGTTTATTATACCATATTTTTCTTCACCAATAATCTTAGCGCTTGGTACAAAAGAACCTCCTTCATAAATCCAGGTTATAAGATTCTCAACGGGTTCAGTTTTGTCATATACTAAATCATCGTCTTGGATAACAAGTTGAGGTCTGTTTTTTAGATCGTATTTCCATTCGTGAATAAGAACGTTACCATCCCAAACATAACGATTTATTTTTTGGTTTGCAATTTTTACCGTACGTCTTCCCAGTGCATCGTATTCAAAACGTACAACTTCACCATCAGGATTAGTTACACTCTCAAGCATGCCGTTGGCCAGCCAGGTATAAGTGGTATCTCCGTACTGCCATTGCTCGTGTTCTTGCTGTAATTTTAGTTTTTCTTCTTTATTAACTGCAAGTTTGTCAATCCAACTGGTGGACTCCTCAAAAACGAGTGCCTTGGTAATATCACGGGTACTTTTGTGTACTAGATTCCCGATTTCGTCGTATTTGTAAAAGTACTTTTCATCCTGCAGCAGTTTGCCGCCTT harbors:
- a CDS encoding exopolyphosphatase; this translates as MLKKNTPKILVFILFSLFFSISSFAQKNLYAGIEIGRRTIKVTVLDVNNIKKADYKISYYSNDEGLSFAKHITTNGELTQEDISKAGLIVFTQLTKIRAQFKIPEENIFLVASSVFGSARNLDALKNKISTLTNKELDVINVDEEAKILVKGSIPPVDYANALLLDIGAASTKGGYIDELADNKLEFIPLELDFGTMSLTDAVKKTVVNQSQASDMSVYQEKSFDFNPVVRKKIKEMLDANPLLLKKEKIYLSGGAVWAFTTLYYNEDTKDHFLPIKLEDIIDYDAILKNNFNKFNNLSKTNKEAARVLNIYDQKYLISANNILSACVESIPNLEKKKIFFVKEGPITWLISYVADRSKKVNTNF
- a CDS encoding class I SAM-dependent methyltransferase is translated as MKQNIYDDTDFFENYGKMLRSIDGLNSAGEWHVLKKMLPDFQGKNVLDLGCGYGWHCIYAKEQGAENVIGIDLSKKMIDKAKEKSKGLSITYYQMPIEDIVFEKEQFDIIFSSLTFHYVQDLEALFRKIYQYLKKGGSFVFSMEHPVFTAKNEQDWFRDENENRLHWPVDNYQYEGVRQTFFLGHEVVKYHRTVASILNMVINSGFSITQIAEPKPSEEIIEKYPEMKEELRRPIFIMISAGKP
- a CDS encoding SMI1/KNR4 family protein — encoded protein: MKQELIDKIKVILSDDDLFAGKPVNEETIKNAETELNVKFDNDYAQFLSLFGGSYTGFPVYGFNNCEMLSEETVIDLTKDFRSNYLVDNRCELIQSSYVISVSGNGDPVFISPDNKVWIYYHDDDETEELNKSFEELIEENLIE